Proteins found in one Candidatus Poribacteria bacterium genomic segment:
- a CDS encoding sugar ABC transporter substrate-binding protein has protein sequence MKSVHISLVLALILALAFVSAPKADNHQSQSLTIVWAEWDPANYLQELSKDFTAETGITVDVIQIPWPNFQDKVFTAFVGKSDLYDIVIGDSQWLGRNSQGKNYINLTDWINENIDVDAIYGPAMTAFAEYPKGSGTYWALPAEVDAAGYVYRKDLFEAPKEMAAFEKKYGYALAPPKTYDQLRDIAEFFTRPDDDLYGIATWYSKEYDGITMGFQQVMWSFGGSYGDAETYKVAGLLNSEDAAKALEFYTDLLQFSPPDAPNYYWAETLNAYNSGKVAMAMNYFAFFPGVINPEVNKISHDKSGFFIAPAGPKGHYISIGGQGMSISSYSKNKDIAKQYMKWFMQKPVQEKWAALGGFTPHKEVLQSDTFKMATPFNEAFAASFPYLRDFWAVPEYAELLAACQTHWNAAISKIKSPKEALDAIAREHEEIFEDAGYYDE, from the coding sequence ATGAAAAGTGTTCACATAAGTCTTGTTTTAGCACTAATACTTGCACTTGCATTTGTTAGTGCGCCGAAAGCTGATAACCACCAATCCCAATCGCTAACCATTGTCTGGGCAGAATGGGATCCCGCTAATTACTTGCAGGAACTCTCAAAAGACTTTACCGCTGAAACCGGAATAACCGTTGATGTCATCCAGATTCCGTGGCCCAATTTCCAAGATAAAGTCTTTACAGCGTTTGTCGGGAAAAGCGACCTTTACGACATCGTCATTGGCGATAGTCAGTGGCTCGGCAGGAACTCTCAAGGCAAAAACTACATCAATCTAACCGATTGGATCAATGAAAATATCGATGTAGATGCTATCTACGGCCCCGCGATGACTGCGTTTGCTGAATACCCGAAAGGCAGTGGAACATATTGGGCATTGCCCGCAGAGGTAGATGCCGCTGGATACGTCTACCGGAAAGACCTTTTTGAAGCCCCGAAGGAAATGGCGGCGTTTGAAAAGAAATATGGCTACGCACTCGCACCCCCGAAAACTTACGATCAACTCCGGGATATTGCCGAATTTTTTACGCGCCCAGATGATGACCTCTACGGTATCGCAACGTGGTATAGCAAAGAATATGACGGTATTACGATGGGATTTCAACAGGTGATGTGGAGTTTCGGTGGTTCCTATGGCGACGCAGAGACCTATAAAGTCGCTGGACTCCTTAACTCTGAAGACGCTGCCAAAGCACTCGAATTCTACACCGACCTGCTCCAATTTTCACCCCCGGATGCCCCAAACTATTATTGGGCGGAAACGCTGAACGCTTACAATTCTGGTAAGGTCGCGATGGCAATGAATTATTTCGCCTTTTTCCCTGGGGTGATTAACCCAGAGGTGAATAAGATCTCGCACGATAAGAGCGGTTTCTTTATCGCACCCGCCGGCCCGAAAGGACACTATATCAGCATCGGTGGACAAGGCATGTCGATTTCTTCCTATTCTAAGAACAAAGATATTGCCAAGCAATACATGAAATGGTTTATGCAGAAACCTGTGCAGGAGAAATGGGCCGCACTCGGTGGCTTCACACCGCACAAAGAGGTGTTGCAGTCGGATACCTTTAAGATGGCAACGCCCTTTAACGAAGCCTTCGCTGCGAGTTTCCCATACCTTCGCGATTTCTGGGCAGTGCCGGAATACGCAGAACTCTTAGCGGCTTGCCAGACGCATTGGAACGCAGCCATCTCCAAAATCAAGTCCCCTAAAGAGGCACTCGACGCTATCGCACGAGAGCATGAGGAAATCTTTGAGGACGCAGGCTACTACGACGAGTAA
- a CDS encoding Uma2 family endonuclease, whose amino-acid sequence MQKQIQAAPTIIYPESDGEPMAETDRHRNLMMDFIFMLKEHFEDVNDVYVSGNLLMYYEEGNIYKSVAPDVFVVFGVSKKERRTYRTWEEARTPDFVLEVESPSTYTNDITDKKSLYASVLSVQEYYIYDPYGEVHPHFQGYRLVDGVYQEIAFVDERLPSVVLGLELGERDGILSLYDANHSAWVPPPKARVLEAEARVENAEARVAQEAEARQREAEAREHAETELAKALVVIEQLKEKTQD is encoded by the coding sequence ATGCAGAAGCAGATTCAGGCAGCACCGACAATCATTTATCCCGAATCAGATGGGGAACCTATGGCTGAAACCGATCGACATCGAAATCTCATGATGGATTTTATTTTTATGCTTAAGGAACATTTTGAGGATGTCAACGATGTATACGTCTCAGGAAACCTACTGATGTATTATGAGGAAGGCAACATTTACAAATCTGTAGCTCCCGATGTGTTCGTTGTTTTCGGTGTCAGTAAGAAAGAGCGGCGGACGTATCGGACGTGGGAAGAGGCGCGCACTCCTGATTTTGTGTTGGAGGTCGAGAGTCCAAGCACATACACCAACGATATAACAGATAAGAAATCGCTCTATGCGTCTGTGTTAAGTGTTCAAGAGTATTACATTTACGACCCCTATGGAGAAGTACATCCACATTTTCAAGGGTATCGACTGGTAGACGGGGTATATCAAGAGATCGCGTTTGTGGATGAACGTTTACCGTCAGTCGTACTCGGTTTGGAGTTAGGGGAGCGAGACGGTATTCTGAGTTTGTACGATGCGAATCATTCTGCGTGGGTTCCACCGCCGAAGGCACGGGTTTTAGAGGCGGAAGCACGTGTTGAAAATGCGGAGGCGCGCGTTGCACAAGAGGCAGAAGCACGGCAAAGAGAGGCAGAAGCACGGGAACACGCCGAAACAGAACTTGCTAAGGCTTTAGTGGTTATTGAACAGCTTAAAGAAAAAACACAGGACTGA
- a CDS encoding sugar ABC transporter permease encodes MQTNHPYKTSRGMSDYQIKMAFIMPTMVLLILMNIFPLLWSLYLSFHRYKASMPAAPRFIGVRNYARLLQDPEIWGYFQTTAYFVLLAVAAQFLIGFGLALLLNREFRYKGFITTLLLLPMMLSPVVVGLFWRFILYSDNSGLLNFFLSPILKSPIGWTTHPKVAMLSVVIVDTWMWSPFMMLIALAGLSAVPKYLYEAADVDRASAWFKFRWITLPLVSPLLLIALLFRTMDAFKMFDIVYVLTREGGPGTATETVSMNLYKLAFRNYNTGKACAMAYILLIIIVALSNIYVKYLNRVKGET; translated from the coding sequence ATGCAAACCAACCACCCGTACAAGACATCGCGCGGGATGAGCGACTACCAAATAAAGATGGCATTCATCATGCCCACCATGGTTTTGCTCATCTTGATGAACATCTTTCCGCTCCTCTGGTCGTTGTACCTAAGTTTCCATCGCTACAAGGCCTCAATGCCCGCAGCTCCAAGGTTTATTGGTGTTCGTAATTATGCACGCCTCCTTCAAGACCCAGAGATATGGGGTTACTTTCAAACCACTGCATATTTCGTCCTGTTAGCAGTCGCGGCACAATTCTTGATCGGGTTCGGGTTAGCACTGCTCCTGAATCGTGAATTCCGATATAAAGGCTTCATTACAACACTTCTCCTGCTCCCGATGATGCTATCCCCCGTAGTTGTCGGACTCTTTTGGCGTTTTATTCTTTACTCAGATAATTCCGGATTGCTGAATTTTTTCCTGAGCCCTATTCTGAAATCTCCGATCGGCTGGACGACCCATCCGAAAGTGGCAATGTTATCTGTTGTTATTGTCGATACATGGATGTGGTCACCCTTCATGATGTTGATCGCTTTAGCCGGATTAAGCGCTGTTCCGAAATATCTCTATGAAGCCGCTGATGTCGATAGAGCCTCCGCTTGGTTCAAGTTCCGATGGATTACGCTGCCATTGGTATCACCCCTTCTACTCATTGCACTCCTGTTCCGAACAATGGATGCCTTCAAAATGTTCGACATCGTCTATGTCCTAACCCGTGAGGGGGGCCCCGGCACCGCTACAGAAACTGTATCAATGAACCTCTATAAACTCGCTTTTCGGAACTATAACACCGGCAAGGCGTGTGCAATGGCATACATTCTGCTCATCATTATCGTTGCACTGAGCAATATCTACGTGAAATACCTCAACCGCGTTAAAGGGGAAACATAA
- a CDS encoding HEAT repeat domain-containing protein gives MNRPALPLTDQEMRDFIINGYVKVKTDFPPSFHENVYEQLETMFETGNLGNNVLPLIPEMQEVFDHPVVHGAMQGVLGADYVMHPHRYCHYNPEGSDGQGFHKDTYEGDEQIRRHRCRWTMAFYYPQDVTEDMGATAVLPGSQYYETGESAHEQPDLSLCGEAGTVTIVHYDLWHRATPNRSDKKRYMVKFLFSRLGEPQTPAWNSDTANWYNGEEPEHPEMWESLWDWYYGKQNGNPANGVSRAEVDALIGTLDNDNERERLNAAYRLGRVGAAAVPSLKQALHGKSDAIRNYAGYALSLTGAPAVLTLIDALQAANDSVRGTAAYALADMGKTAQEAMPALTRAAQDSSEWVRRHATEALGLIGQQVSEEMDLSETVQVLTNGLHDDYYWIRDNAARSLAKLGTLAEPAIPTLIEQLEDENRYVRFHAALALKQIKTPEAQDALFNHLFASRWCTLTTRGTPY, from the coding sequence ATGAACAGACCAGCACTGCCACTCACCGATCAAGAGATGCGGGATTTCATCATCAACGGGTACGTCAAGGTAAAGACCGACTTCCCGCCGAGTTTTCATGAAAATGTTTACGAACAACTGGAAACAATGTTTGAAACGGGCAATCTGGGGAACAACGTCCTGCCGCTCATCCCTGAGATGCAGGAGGTTTTTGACCATCCCGTTGTCCACGGCGCAATGCAAGGCGTACTCGGCGCGGACTACGTTATGCATCCACACCGATACTGCCACTACAACCCTGAAGGGAGTGACGGGCAAGGTTTCCATAAGGATACTTATGAAGGCGATGAACAGATTCGTCGGCACCGATGCCGTTGGACGATGGCGTTCTATTATCCGCAGGATGTCACGGAAGATATGGGGGCTACCGCCGTTTTACCCGGTTCGCAGTATTATGAGACTGGTGAAAGCGCACACGAGCAGCCGGACCTCTCGCTCTGTGGTGAAGCCGGAACTGTGACAATCGTCCATTACGATTTATGGCACCGCGCAACTCCGAATCGGAGCGATAAGAAACGGTACATGGTGAAATTCCTCTTTTCCCGATTGGGCGAGCCGCAAACACCGGCGTGGAACAGCGATACGGCTAACTGGTACAACGGCGAAGAACCTGAACATCCGGAAATGTGGGAATCTTTATGGGACTGGTATTATGGGAAGCAGAACGGAAACCCTGCCAATGGTGTTTCGCGTGCTGAGGTAGACGCTCTTATCGGAACTTTGGATAACGATAACGAGAGAGAAAGGCTAAATGCCGCGTATCGTTTAGGACGCGTTGGTGCTGCTGCTGTGCCTTCCTTGAAGCAGGCGTTGCACGGTAAATCTGATGCTATCCGCAACTACGCCGGGTATGCCCTGAGTCTCACTGGTGCACCCGCTGTTCTGACACTCATTGACGCACTGCAAGCGGCAAATGATTCCGTCCGTGGCACCGCGGCGTATGCCTTAGCGGATATGGGCAAAACCGCACAAGAGGCGATGCCTGCGTTAACTCGCGCTGCACAAGATTCCTCCGAATGGGTACGACGACACGCCACAGAGGCATTGGGACTCATCGGACAACAGGTTTCTGAAGAGATGGACCTGTCCGAGACTGTACAGGTCTTAACAAACGGATTGCATGATGACTATTACTGGATTCGCGATAACGCTGCCCGTTCCTTAGCAAAATTAGGCACACTCGCTGAACCGGCAATCCCTACCCTTATTGAGCAGCTCGAAGATGAGAATCGATATGTCCGCTTCCATGCCGCATTGGCCTTAAAGCAAATTAAGACACCAGAGGCGCAGGACGCGCTTTTCAATCACCTATTTGCTTCGCGTTGGTGTACGCTAACGACACGCGGAACACCATATTAG
- a CDS encoding HEAT repeat domain-containing protein, translated as MNRPTLPLTDEQMRDFIINGYVKVKTDFPSSFHENIRQQLDTMFEETGNLGNNLLPAIPEIQEVFDHPVVHGAMQGVLGSDYVMHPHRYCHFNQQGSEGQNFHKDSYAGDEQIRRHRCRWTMAFYYPQDVTEDMGPTAVLPGSQYYETGESAHEQPEVALCGEAGTVTIVHYDLWHRAMPNRSDKKRYMLKFLFIRLDEPQAPLWQSHTADWHTFSNGEESEHPELWESVWDWYYGKQNGAVNGVPENEVDTLVETLNSKNEKDRLNAAYRLGRVGAAAVPALKQMLHSESNAIREYAGYALSLTGASAVPTLIDALQATDDSVRASAAFALADMGKTAQEALPALVRAAQDPSESVRRHATEGLGLIGQLVSDEIDVSETVQVLATQLSDAYFPVRDNAARALAKFGTLAEPAMPALVAQLEDEDRYVRFHAALALKQVQTPEAQDVLFNHLFTSRWCALTTRGTPF; from the coding sequence ATGAATAGACCGACACTGCCACTCACCGATGAACAGATGCGGGATTTCATCATCAACGGGTACGTCAAGGTGAAAACCGATTTCCCGTCGAGTTTTCATGAGAATATTCGTCAGCAATTGGACACAATGTTTGAGGAAACCGGGAATTTGGGGAACAATCTCCTGCCAGCTATCCCTGAAATTCAAGAAGTTTTTGACCATCCTGTGGTTCATGGCGCGATGCAAGGTGTGCTCGGTTCGGACTACGTCATGCATCCACACCGATACTGCCATTTCAATCAACAGGGCAGCGAGGGTCAGAATTTTCATAAAGACAGTTATGCAGGAGACGAACAGATTCGTCGGCACCGGTGTCGTTGGACGATGGCGTTCTACTACCCGCAGGATGTCACAGAAGATATGGGACCAACGGCTGTGCTGCCGGGTTCTCAGTATTACGAGACGGGTGAAAGTGCGCATGAACAGCCAGAAGTTGCACTCTGTGGCGAAGCAGGGACTGTGACGATTGTCCACTACGATTTATGGCACCGCGCAATGCCAAATCGGAGCGACAAAAAGCGATATATGTTAAAGTTTCTCTTTATCCGACTTGATGAACCACAAGCACCTTTGTGGCAGAGTCATACTGCCGACTGGCACACATTCAGCAACGGAGAAGAATCCGAGCATCCGGAATTATGGGAGTCGGTATGGGACTGGTATTACGGGAAACAGAACGGTGCTGTCAACGGTGTTCCCGAAAATGAAGTGGATACCCTCGTTGAAACCTTGAATAGTAAGAATGAAAAAGACAGGTTAAATGCCGCTTATCGGTTGGGGCGGGTCGGTGCAGCTGCCGTGCCTGCCTTGAAGCAAATGTTACACAGCGAATCTAATGCTATCCGCGAGTATGCAGGATACGCTTTGAGTCTCACCGGTGCATCCGCTGTTCCGACGCTTATTGATGCCTTGCAAGCAACAGACGATTCCGTTCGGGCAAGCGCAGCATTCGCCTTGGCAGATATGGGAAAAACCGCGCAAGAGGCACTACCTGCGTTGGTCCGCGCTGCACAAGACCCCTCCGAATCGGTCCGACGACACGCAACAGAGGGGTTGGGACTCATCGGACAACTGGTGTCTGACGAAATAGATGTGTCCGAGACTGTGCAGGTCTTGGCAACTCAGTTGAGCGATGCCTATTTTCCTGTTCGCGATAACGCTGCCCGTGCCTTAGCGAAATTCGGAACGCTTGCTGAACCGGCGATGCCTGCGCTTGTCGCGCAACTTGAGGATGAGGACCGATATGTCCGTTTCCATGCCGCGTTAGCGTTAAAGCAGGTTCAAACGCCAGAGGCGCAGGACGTGCTTTTCAATCATCTATTTACTTCGCGCTGGTGTGCCCTAACAACGCGCGGAACACCGTTTTAG
- a CDS encoding ATP-binding protein, with protein sequence MFWDEIKKHYDAGSAHQFLLHFNINDLLYDDVYGYLRTTDYLMAQLNLLGCQLVLGYNTSEGIHFPKVGQWRNMQRTLEIFPQYNKIGTFHFQSVATWLQTLGRFREVEDVNLAEQEVDPQLVRRRINADLAFNKEHEDPLVTLDPSPSGELRSKLNRLLRQGRTSIGLVINFLELLTPNDPSLNEVGGDEAQLLFNQILYWASDLDIRRHKHVVLLVTHNISDVHPNFTVNPEIPMIEIPFPNYNERLRFIEHLYDISDGSSQMRKTLGNNREKATLARETIGLNLLGVHDVVQQAESAQRKIDGEALFRHRRESLKTFSHGVLELGETRKGPSDDGWYVMRIIRDIAAGMKNRDLRRVPRGMLFLGPHGTSKVYAARVLAGEANMAFVRLRYANQVSEVTININENGNTYERNLNAGLNFIRGIAPTVVFIDEIEQASPYTTMNPEEHAQTFPQALVNAMNDVSLHGRVIWVAGSQRPDLMPSIFRRYGIFDTKLIMLPPTGGGRVEVLKICCQGQTSGNINFQALVGGAETDGLTWRDLLLIVQRANNIARRNGRDTFTEGELRQAFNDFIPDYSREMQIFMGLLALREANSRLMVPDGLLPEYQEFVDGNRIDKTGINKRLMELSHQLGLRN encoded by the coding sequence ATGTTCTGGGATGAAATTAAAAAACACTATGATGCGGGTTCTGCTCACCAATTTCTGCTCCATTTTAATATAAATGATCTGCTATACGATGATGTTTACGGCTACTTGCGTACTACGGACTATCTCATGGCGCAGCTCAATTTATTAGGCTGCCAACTCGTTCTCGGATATAATACATCAGAAGGGATTCATTTCCCTAAAGTTGGTCAGTGGCGAAATATGCAGAGAACACTTGAGATCTTCCCACAGTACAACAAAATAGGGACTTTCCATTTTCAGAGTGTCGCGACATGGCTTCAGACTTTGGGTCGCTTTAGAGAAGTTGAAGACGTTAATCTCGCCGAACAGGAAGTAGATCCGCAGCTTGTACGCCGAAGAATTAATGCCGATTTAGCGTTTAATAAAGAACATGAAGATCCATTAGTGACCTTGGATCCTTCGCCTTCTGGAGAGTTGCGGAGCAAATTAAACCGTCTCTTGCGGCAAGGCAGAACAAGCATTGGGTTGGTAATCAATTTTCTCGAGCTGCTCACGCCGAACGATCCGTCGCTGAATGAAGTTGGTGGAGATGAAGCACAACTCTTGTTTAACCAAATCCTCTATTGGGCATCTGACCTTGACATCCGAAGGCATAAGCACGTCGTCCTGCTCGTTACGCACAATATATCCGACGTACACCCGAATTTCACCGTGAATCCTGAGATTCCTATGATAGAAATTCCGTTTCCGAACTATAATGAACGCCTAAGGTTTATTGAACATCTATATGACATCTCGGATGGTTCGTCACAGATGCGTAAAACCTTGGGGAATAATCGCGAGAAAGCAACCTTGGCACGGGAAACAATAGGGCTAAACCTCCTCGGTGTTCACGATGTTGTGCAACAGGCAGAATCTGCACAACGGAAAATAGACGGTGAAGCGTTGTTCAGACATCGGCGTGAGAGTCTCAAGACCTTCAGCCACGGCGTTCTTGAACTCGGTGAAACTCGCAAAGGCCCTTCTGACGACGGTTGGTATGTCATGCGAATCATCCGGGATATTGCAGCGGGTATGAAAAATCGAGATCTGAGACGTGTGCCGCGAGGCATGCTCTTCCTCGGCCCACATGGAACCAGCAAGGTGTATGCCGCAAGGGTACTCGCGGGTGAGGCGAACATGGCTTTTGTCCGACTCCGCTACGCCAATCAGGTCAGTGAAGTAACAATAAACATCAATGAAAACGGAAACACTTATGAACGGAACCTGAATGCGGGACTCAATTTTATCCGCGGCATTGCCCCGACGGTTGTTTTTATCGATGAAATTGAGCAGGCATCCCCGTATACGACAATGAATCCAGAAGAACACGCGCAAACATTTCCGCAAGCCCTCGTGAATGCCATGAACGATGTATCGTTGCACGGTAGAGTGATATGGGTGGCGGGATCACAACGCCCGGATTTAATGCCATCCATCTTTCGACGGTACGGTATTTTTGACACCAAATTGATCATGCTACCGCCTACAGGTGGTGGTAGAGTAGAAGTTTTAAAAATTTGCTGTCAAGGACAGACCTCCGGTAACATTAATTTCCAGGCACTCGTCGGAGGCGCAGAAACAGACGGATTGACTTGGCGAGATCTGCTCTTGATTGTTCAACGTGCAAATAACATCGCCAGACGCAATGGTCGTGATACCTTCACGGAAGGTGAGCTCCGTCAAGCATTCAACGACTTCATACCCGACTATTCACGGGAGATGCAAATCTTTATGGGGTTGTTAGCATTGCGTGAAGCGAATTCACGCCTGATGGTCCCAGATGGGTTGTTGCCAGAATATCAAGAATTTGTGGATGGCAACCGGATTGATAAAACAGGCATAAATAAACGTCTAATGGAGTTAAGTCATCAACTCGGTTTGCGCAATTGA
- a CDS encoding phosphatase PAP2 family protein, with protein sequence MLREFTNSLTRWDRLLFEHIFSWGDERVILNRSFRLISWSANGWIYPFLGLYVYLTYNSTISKPFLLSAAIAFPLERLLYHLIKQSMKRDRPCKHIVDVEFRVRPPDQFSFPSGHTASAFLMMTLLASFFPVLRIPIFFWATTVGIARVYLGVHYPTDVLAGAILGIVTARIGIWFIM encoded by the coding sequence ATGCTAAGAGAATTTACAAACAGTCTGACGCGATGGGATAGGTTGCTGTTCGAGCACATTTTTAGTTGGGGCGACGAACGCGTTATCCTCAATCGTTCATTTCGTTTGATCTCATGGAGTGCTAACGGATGGATTTACCCATTTTTAGGACTCTATGTATATCTAACATATAATTCCACGATTAGCAAACCCTTTCTTTTGTCAGCGGCAATTGCCTTCCCGCTTGAGAGACTCCTCTATCATCTCATTAAACAGTCAATGAAACGAGATCGCCCTTGTAAACACATTGTGGATGTCGAGTTTCGAGTCCGTCCACCGGATCAATTCAGTTTTCCATCAGGGCACACCGCCTCCGCTTTTCTGATGATGACACTCTTGGCAAGTTTCTTTCCAGTTTTACGCATCCCAATATTTTTCTGGGCAACCACAGTTGGTATCGCACGTGTCTATCTTGGTGTCCACTATCCGACAGATGTGCTTGCAGGTGCAATTCTTGGCATTGTCACAGCGCGGATCGGTATATGGTTCATCATGTAA
- a CDS encoding polysaccharide deacetylase family protein: MKNNSRKTIPDKLVVLTFDDGCKSQATFVGPLLKSYGFGATFYITEGLNFLTNKDAYMTWEEVRGLHDAGFEIGNHTQYHRNVTQQSAAELRADLEHIDARCEAYGIPQPTTFCYPGYSHGEAAVEVLASHGFDFARRGVAPEFPYDNEGGRGPAYNPTQHHPLLIPTTGAAGPHWNFDDFTWALAQATDGNIAILTFHGVPDLEHPWVHIEPEQFEAYMAYLAENDYSVIALRDLADYVDPKAS, encoded by the coding sequence ATGAAAAACAATTCACGCAAAACAATCCCTGATAAACTCGTCGTGTTGACCTTTGATGACGGCTGTAAATCGCAGGCGACTTTTGTCGGTCCGCTCCTGAAATCTTATGGCTTTGGAGCGACCTTCTACATTACCGAAGGGCTGAACTTCCTGACGAATAAAGATGCCTACATGACGTGGGAGGAGGTACGTGGGTTACACGATGCGGGTTTCGAGATCGGCAATCATACCCAGTACCATCGAAACGTCACGCAGCAGTCCGCGGCGGAGCTGCGCGCGGATCTTGAACATATTGATGCGCGATGTGAGGCTTACGGCATTCCGCAACCCACAACGTTCTGTTACCCCGGTTATAGCCACGGTGAAGCAGCTGTTGAGGTGCTTGCGTCACACGGTTTTGATTTTGCGAGGCGTGGTGTCGCGCCTGAATTTCCTTACGACAACGAAGGCGGGCGCGGCCCGGCTTATAACCCCACACAACACCATCCGCTCCTAATCCCGACAACCGGAGCCGCGGGCCCCCATTGGAACTTTGATGATTTCACATGGGCACTTGCCCAAGCAACAGATGGGAATATTGCGATTCTTACGTTCCACGGGGTGCCAGACCTTGAGCATCCATGGGTTCACATAGAACCGGAACAATTTGAGGCGTATATGGCGTACCTTGCTGAAAACGATTACAGCGTCATCGCGCTCAGAGATCTCGCTGATTATGTGGATCCAAAGGCTTCGTGA
- a CDS encoding aldo/keto reductase: MIDRRAFLKSLAGLTTGILLSSACAEGDEENSPSDRLGALLPTRRFGRTGEAVTMLGVGGWHIGDMTEAEAQKTIETALEGGVRFFDTAEGYQTGGSESRLGKLLVPKYRDDVFLMTKTRARDANEAWEHLEGSLSRLNTDRLDLWQVHAVRNPADVDERIENGVLDVMLEAKETGKTRYIGFTGHSSPAAHQRVLEKTDIFDACQLSMNLADVSYESFIEKVVPTLVERNIGVIGMKALANGGFFGGSQHGRHGTNPKVVPDRVSVSEAVRFVWALPVSTLVTGPDNAKQMQEKIDIAREFTGMEDDERQKLIEKVEDMAGTTVEFYKA, translated from the coding sequence ATGATTGATCGACGCGCATTTCTAAAATCGCTGGCCGGTTTGACAACGGGTATTCTTTTGTCATCAGCTTGTGCCGAAGGTGATGAAGAAAATAGTCCCAGTGACCGCCTTGGTGCGCTCTTGCCGACACGACGATTCGGTCGCACAGGCGAGGCTGTGACAATGCTCGGCGTTGGTGGATGGCATATCGGCGATATGACGGAAGCTGAGGCTCAGAAAACAATCGAAACCGCGCTTGAAGGCGGTGTACGCTTCTTTGATACCGCAGAAGGTTATCAGACAGGCGGCAGCGAGAGTCGCTTAGGAAAACTCCTTGTTCCAAAATATCGAGATGATGTCTTCCTTATGACAAAGACAAGAGCACGGGACGCCAATGAAGCATGGGAACACCTTGAAGGGTCGCTCTCACGCCTCAATACAGACAGACTTGACCTCTGGCAGGTACATGCTGTACGAAACCCGGCAGACGTGGATGAGAGAATTGAAAACGGTGTTTTGGATGTTATGCTTGAGGCTAAGGAGACTGGAAAAACACGTTATATCGGGTTCACAGGGCATTCAAGTCCCGCTGCCCATCAACGCGTCCTTGAAAAGACGGATATTTTTGACGCTTGTCAATTATCAATGAACCTTGCTGACGTTAGTTACGAAAGTTTCATTGAAAAAGTCGTACCAACCCTCGTGGAGCGAAACATCGGTGTGATTGGCATGAAAGCCTTGGCAAACGGCGGGTTCTTCGGCGGTTCGCAGCACGGGCGGCACGGTACGAATCCGAAAGTCGTCCCGGATCGCGTCAGCGTCTCCGAAGCGGTTCGGTTCGTCTGGGCACTGCCCGTCAGCACGCTCGTTACCGGTCCCGACAACGCCAAGCAGATGCAAGAGAAAATTGATATCGCCCGTGAATTCACGGGTATGGAAGACGACGAACGCCAGAAATTGATAGAAAAGGTTGAGGATATGGCTGGAACAACAGTTGAGTTCTACAAAGCCTAA